The following coding sequences lie in one Cucurbita pepo subsp. pepo cultivar mu-cu-16 chromosome LG13, ASM280686v2, whole genome shotgun sequence genomic window:
- the LOC111808563 gene encoding putative disease resistance protein At4g19050 has product MNSETGQASAVVSSAQLSEMVVDQVKNNPKFQKTAEIILQNCGNIPAMNLFIAETLNTIAEGEGDDWTLERALEEMASYCIIGRTLEDRVLSLMRCGYEMLPRSDLALINCCWHSRQFFRKNHGVHYNVLITNWIFEECFGLIDHFEKAYNQGYRILMKLIKCGLLKIENDNIVVMEKLARDVPDSRYHGFIWKPSLGLSGVYEGKNWLGLDSVGHADGMIRTCEKEWKEISVLLVDGNHLCQEVIETYFSTLMNLRVLAVFSPRIKSLPISLTKLGNLCFLVLKDCDLLENIDGLESLKALTVLEISNAKSLKHVPSDLFESLSKLRSLNLSETGIERLPSSLSTLCELRSINLRGCCCLTSLPMLAKLRKLQLLDVSGATSLESFADKSINALQDLLLLDLSQTLVGHVPFLKDLKQLSRVSYRDCKKLIRLPNLRELSGLEVLDLSGALKIKEIQDNTFPETNDLKILDLSKTGVSCLPSSIRYLLNLELLNLSEMLNLVELEDDTFKNMARLRHLNLSKSPVANLPSLSGLVNLRELKLHGCSKLRTLPSLIALEKLEVLDISGCVFFEAFEDESFTHMTNLQLLDLSETKIEKMPGLSGLQNLSQLLLRNCINLTKLPPLSSSKLKELDVCGAKNLREWEAELPEYMNQLEILNLSATRLRSPPLNNYTNLRELYLRDCELQMPLQLDNLTNLEVLDLSRTRISSLQTITRLCNLRQLLLTDCSDLHEIPTLEPLVKLEALHLQGTGIKKFPCRMAMVTRLMHLDLPDSADTLGLDWTGIKSLPGELNWDQCGMPSQLQNITNRPSMIVRNLDSFRIMKGIPDLWNSCFNKFFISVCPLKKGEEEEDKEIYELQDGTSFQDIYFHVMSYHVEYTPFLEIHGFESFPTGLEDALMKVKYVSLVENGFIRSLSELGNANNLKGCWIWSCPNLENLMQEDEDNLNLSKNLDQDNLKFSENLDQDSLKLLDNLEFLWISNLPILRSVHSTGRQFESIRNLKQLYVDACPQLETLFKSSQLSKNLEILHVKFCDRLKSICEAKEECTLQKLHSLSLVELPELTDIGLKLPSLRTANIRNCPKLGENLHEQFGLKVRVEGDLTREKWDGSQIENEAETSPRSL; this is encoded by the coding sequence ATGAACTCAGAGACAGGGCAAGCGAGTGCCGTGGTATCATCGGCTCAATTGAGTGAAATGGTGGTAGATCAGGTTAAGAACAATCCAAAGTTTCAGAAAACAGCCGAAATCATTCTACAAAATTGTGGTAACATTCCTGCGATGAATTTGTTCATTGCTGAAACCTTAAATACTATTGCAGAGGGCGAAGGGGATGATTGGACATTGGAAAGAGCTTTAGAAGAGATGGCGAGTTATTGCATCATAGGAAGAACACTAGAGGATAGGGTACTATCATTGATGCGGTGTGGGTATGAAATGTTGCCAAGAAGTGATTTGGCATTGATTAATTGTTGCTGGCATAGCAGACAGTTCTTCCGCAAGAACCATGGAGTCCATTACAATGTCTTGATTACAAACTGGATATTCGAAGAATGTTTTGGCCTCATTGATCATTTTGAGAAGGCATACAATCAGGGATATAGGATTTTAATGAAACTCATCAAGTGTGGCCTGCTCAAGATAGAAAACGATAATATCGTCGTTATGGAGAAACTGGCACGGGACGTTCCTGATAGTCGATATCATGGATTCATTTGGAAGCCTAGTTTGGGATTGAGCGGGGTATATGAGGGTAAGAATTGGCTAGGTCTTGATAGTGTTGGGCATGCTGATGGAATGATCAGAACTTGTGAGAaggaatggaaagaaatttCAGTACTGCTGGTTGATGGAAATCATCTATGCCAGGAGGTTATTGAAACGTATTTTTCGACCCTGATGAATCTCCGAGTTCTTGCCGTTTTCAGTCCCAGGATCAAATCATTGCCCATTAGTTTAACCAAGTTGGGaaatctttgttttcttgttctcAAAGACTGTGATCTGCTGGAGAATATTGATGGCCTTGAATCTCTGAAGGCATTAACAGTTCTGGAGATATCTAATGCTAAAAGCCTCAAGCATGTCCCAAGCGATCTATTTGAGAGTTTATCTAAGCTTCGAAGCCTCAACTTATCTGAAACTGGAATTGAACGACTTCCTTCCTCCTTATCAACGCTTTGTGAACTGCGATCCATCAACCTACGAGGGTGTTGCTGCCTAACGTCGTTGCCAATGTTGGCAAAACTCAGGAAGCTGCAGCTGCTTGATGTTTCTGGTGCAACTTCATTGGAAAGTTTTGCAGATAAAAGCATCAATGCTCTTCAAGATCTTCTGCTGCTTGACCTTTCTCAAACTCTCGTTGGGCATGTTCCATTTCTTAAGGATCTCAAGCAGCTATCTCGTGTTTCGTATAGAGATTGCAAAAAACTGATTAGACTGCCAAATCTTCGGGAGTTGAGCGGGCTCGAAGTTCTTGATCTCTCTGGTGCTCTAAAGATAAAGGAAATTCAGGATAACACCTTTCCAGAAACTAATGACCTCAAAATCCTTGACCTTTCCAAAACTGGAGTCAGTTGTTTACCTTCCAGCATCCGTTACCTTTTGAATCTTGAGCTGCTCAATCTCTCTGAGATGTTAAACTTGGTTGAACTTGAAGATGACACCTTCAAAAATATGGCACGCCTTCGTCATCTCAACCTCTCGAAATCTCCGGTTGCGAACTTACCTTCTCTTTCTGGCCTTGTTAACCTACGAGAACTTAAACTACATGGATGCAGCAAGCTGCGGACATTACCAAGTCTAATTGCCCTTGAGAAATTGGAAGTCCTTGATATATCAGGTTGCGTTTTCTTTGAGGCATTTGAAGATGAATCCTTTACCCACATGACCAATCTCCAGCTCCTCGACCTGTCGGAAACTAAGATTGAAAAAATGCCTGGCCTATCTGGTCTTCAAAACCTCTCTCAACTTCTACTAAGAAACTGCATCAATCTTACAAAACTTCCACCTCTAAGTTCATCTAAACTTAAAGAGCTCGATGTCTGTGGAGCGAAAAATTTGAGAGAATGGGAAGCTGAGTTGCCCGAATATATGAATCAGTTGGAGATCCTCAACCTATCGGCTACACGACTAAGGTCCCCACCATTGAACAATTATACCAACCTTAGGGAGCTTTATCTAAGAGACTGTGAATTACAGATGCCGCTACAATTGGATAATCTCACAAACCTTGAGGTCTTGGATTTATCAAGGACACGTATCAGTTCTTTACAAACAATCACAAGACTTTGCAACCTTAGACAACTTCTGCTAACAGATTGTTCAGACCTACACGAGATTCCTACTTTAGAACCACTTGTGAAGTTGGAGGCTCTTCATTTGCAAGGGACAGGAATCAAGAAATTTCCCTGTCGGATGGCTATGGTAACACGTTTAATGCATCTCGACCTGCCAGACTCTGCAGATACGCTTGGACTCGATTGGACAGGCATAAAATCACTTCCTGGAGAGCTAAACTGGGACCAATGTGGTATGCCTTCCCAACTTCAAAATATTACGAACAGGCCTTCCATGATTGTGAGAAATTTGGATTCTTTTAGAATTATGAAGGGAATACCTGACCTATGGAACTCATGCttcaataaatttttcatCTCTGTATGCCCTTTAAAAAagggagaggaggaggaggataaAGAAATCTATGAACTTCAGGATGGGACTAGCTTTCAAGATATATACTTCCATGTCATGTCTTATCATGTCGAGTATACCCCGTTTTTGGAAATCCACGGATTTGAGAGCTTTCCCACTGGTCTTGAGGATGCCCTTATGAAAGTTAAATATGTTTCTTTGGTTGAAAATGGGTTTATTAGAAGCTTATCTGAATTGGGCAAtgcaaataatttaaaaggcTGCTGGATTTGGAGTTGTCCCAACCTGGAGAATCTAATGCAGGAAGACGAGGATAACCTTAACTTGTCAAAGAATCTAGACCAAGATAACCTCAAGTTTTCAGAAAATCTAGATCAGGATAGCCTTAAGTTATTGGACAACCTAGAGTTCCTATGGATATCCAACCTTCCTATCTTGAGGAGTGTGCATTCTACAGGGCGCCAATTCGAGAGCATCAGGAATCTCAAACAGTTGTATGTAGATGCTTGCCCACAGCTTGAGACTCTGTTCAAGTCCTCACAACTCTCGAAGAACCTTGAGATTCTCcatgttaaattttgtgatagattgaagTCTATATGTGAAGCCAAAGAAGAATGTACTTTACAGAAGTTGCACTCCCTGAGCCTGGTGGAATTGCCTGAGTTGACAGACATCGGCCTTAAACTTCCATCCTTGAGAACAGCTAATATTAGGAACTGTCCTAAATTGGGAGAAAACTTGCATGAACAATTTGGGCTGAAAGTAAGAGTTGAAGGGGACCTGACTCGTGAGAAATGGGATGGAAGTCAGATCGAGAATGAGGCAGAAACATCTCCCAGATCATTGTGA
- the LOC111808564 gene encoding deSI-like protein At4g17486 translates to MRIFPLRSSPDDKEQGGTHASLYLNIYDLTPVNNYLYWIGLGIFHSGIEVHGMEYGFGAHEYPTSGVFEVEPKSCPGFIFRRSVLLGSTELSRVEFRSFMEHLSSEYHGDTYHLIAKNCNHFTEEVSKRLTGKPIPAWVNRLARLGSFCNCLLPESIQVSAVRHLPDHPAYSDDDDGSESLSSSISARSDEEESNHRLLMSPNGDVAFVKEKPVKLSREPV, encoded by the exons ATGCGTATCTTTCCACTCAGATCTAGCCCGGACGACAAGGAGCAGGGCGGCACTCATGCTTCGCTATATCTTAATATCTACGATCTTACTCCCGTAAATAACTATCTCTATTGGATTGGGCTCGGAATCTTTCACTCGGGTATTGAGG TTCATGGTATGGAGTATGGCTTTGGAGCACATGAATATCCTACCAGTGGGGTGTTCGAGGTCGAGCCAAAAAGTTGCCCCGGATTTATCTTCCGAAGGTCAGTGTTATTGGGAAGCACTGAGTTGTCTCGTGTCGAATTTCGATCATTCATGGAGCACCTTTCTTCAGAGTACCATGGTGACACATATCATTTGATTGCCAAAAATTGCAACCATTTTACGGAAGAAGTCAGCAAGCGACTAACTGGGAAGCCCATTCCTGCATGGGTGAATCGACTTGCTCGATTAG GTTCATTCTGCAATTGTCTTCTTCCTGAAAGCATCCAAGTTTCAGCAGTGAGGCACCTTCCTGATCATCCAGCATATTCTG ATGACGACGATGGCTCAGAATCTCTTTCATCTTCAATATCAGCAAGGAGCGATGAGGAAGAATCGAATCATCGTTTACTGATGAGTCCCAACGGCGACGTAGCATTCGTAAAAGAGAAGCCAGTGAAGCTATCTCGAGAACCTGTTTAA